In Bradyrhizobium symbiodeficiens, the genomic stretch GATGTAGGCCACTGGCGTATCTGCCGGCAAATTCAGGGTCTTAACCTCTTCGACGCTTTGAACGAGCAGCACGGGGGCGGGAACCTGGCCCATCGTGCCCTCGACCTCGGGGTGGCCGGCATGGCCGATCAGGATCAGCGTGCGGCCCCTGGTGATGTACCGCTTCCCCTGATTGTGAACTTTCGTGACCAGCGGGCAGGTGGCATTGAGCACGGGAAGGTCGCGCGCGGCAGCCTCTTCCTCGACGCTGCGGGCGACACCATGGGCGCTGAAAACGGTCACCGCCTTCGGCGGCACCTCGGACAGCTCCTCGACGAAGATTGCCCCTTTGTTCTTCAGGCTCTCGACGACGTATTTGTTATGCACGATCTCGTGGCGCACGTAGACGGGCGGGCCGTACTTCTCCAGCGCCCGTTCCACGATCTCGATCGCACGCACCACGCCCGCGCAGAAGCCGCGCGGCTGCGCCAGATAAACTTCCATAGGACGCCCATCACGCAAGTTGCACCCATCCGCTTCGTAAGTCCCCGGCGGCACCCGATGCTGACCAAGGCGTTGCAATATCCGCACCATTGGTTCGCGCGCGCGGTAGC encodes the following:
- the ispH gene encoding 4-hydroxy-3-methylbut-2-enyl diphosphate reductase; translation: MEVYLAQPRGFCAGVVRAIEIVERALEKYGPPVYVRHEIVHNKYVVESLKNKGAIFVEELSEVPPKAVTVFSAHGVARSVEEEAAARDLPVLNATCPLVTKVHNQGKRYITRGRTLILIGHAGHPEVEGTMGQVPAPVLLVQSVEEVKTLNLPADTPVAYITQTTLSVDDTKDIISALLARFTDIQGPDIRDICYATQNRQSAVRDLSKLVDVILVVGAANSSNSNRLREIGTEAGVASYLIADGSELNPEWLKNAANVGITAGASAPEVLVDDVIEAMRRIGPVKVQVLPGREENIEFRLPAQLAAS